The nucleotide window TTGGCAATAATCATGGATTTACTGATTTAATGCTTTGATAAAATTAATTAATTTTGCAAATTGTTTTTTCGAACTGTTAATTTATTTCGTGAAACGCTTTAGTTGCATAGAAAACTTGGTTTCATCCACTTTTTTATTATCGTACTCCTATAAAAATCGGCGAGGAATTATTCTTGGATCTATCGTACACCAGTAACGGAGACCAGTAGAAGATGCTGAAATTTTTGAATATAATATAAGGCGGTCTATAACAAGAGGGCAACTTTTGGGGTCGTTTTTTGGCAAGCTATTCAGAACATATCATTTTGGTTATCGAAGTTAATTGATGGAGCAAATCTCGTGGTTGCGTATTGAACGGAAGGAGGTGAATGTAAACGCCTAAATTATTTGATTTGAATACCCATCATATAAGATTCGTAATGTACGTTAAACAAAAAGCCATTCCGTTTGGAACAGCTTTCAAAAAACAAGTGATAAAGTGTATTTATGCAGCCTGTTGTTCGGGTTGCCGATTTTTCAATTCAGCATCTAAAAGATACAAACTTGGCCCAGATCCTCCGATAAGTTTCAATTTTTCGATGATTTGGCTTGCATTGTCCTCTTCTTCCACTTGCTCATCAATATACCAATGCATAAGGGTTTGGAGGGCGAAGTCTTTTTCCGTGACGGCCAAGCTATACAATTTATGGATCCGCTGTGTGATGTGTTGCTCATGCTGCAAAACCGCTTCAAAAACCTGAAGAGGTGTTCCAAAAACAGCCGGAGGAGCGGCAATCGCCTTCAACTCAATTTTTCCGCCACGCTTTAAAAGGAAATCGAACAATTTGGTGGCATGCATGGTTTCTTCTTGCCATTGTAACCGGAGCCAATGACCAAACCCGCCAAGATTTAAGGACTCCATGTATCCTGCCATGGCTAAATACAAATAGGCAGACTCAAACTCTGCCTGTATCTGATCATTAATTGCAAATTGGACATTATTTTTCATTTTTTATTCCTATAATACATAATTAGTGTGGGTTCCAGTGTTTATTGAAACGAAGGTGTAAGCGTAATGATCCACCTTTAGCCGAATTTTAAATTAGATCTTATTGGGCATGAATGTACCTTTCATAAAAATGCCCAATTCTTAAAAGTAGAGTGGTCAAAATAAATTTGGTAGCGAAAAACGATCTTAGGTGCAAATGAACAAGCCTGCCTCTGCGGCAATCGGGGTGAGTATGAACTTGCGAGACGTAGCGTCAGAGTTGCATGATTAAATATGCCCAGAGCATGAGGGCTAAAGCAAAAAACTCTGCGGTCAAAACTATACGGGTCGTTTTCATGGCCTTATTGATTTTTGGGGTTGCATATAGAACTCAAGATATTATATCAACGAGAAAAGGCCATACATAGGATCACTCCTTGTACAGCCCTTCCTCTTGTCTATCAGCGTTCCACAAAGGATACACCTCTTTTAGAAAGAATGACCAATGGCCGTGTTTTGTTTTACCAAACCCAATCCATTGCCATTAGAACCTACTGATACTTCACGTTTTGCCAAAATCACTTTTAAATTGCTAAGGCTTGAAAGTGGGTTTTAGCTGCACTTTTATCACCAATTCCCTAATCTGTTAAAGATTTTTCAAGTCATTTGTATCTTCTCTAAAAAAACTGGCTTATATTTTCAGTTTTACACGCCCCCCTATCAACCCTCAACGCAAGCAACCTACCCACCATTTGCATGACCGTTAAGTGTACAAGGGCGTTACCTTCCTCCATCCAACCCAAACCAATATGAAAAAACTATTTATTATACTGGCAGTATTATCCAGCACACTTACCAGTTGGGCACAAGTAGTCCGTGTTACTGGTAAAGTAACGGACGATACAGGAACCGCACTGATTGGGGTTACGGTACAAGAAAAAGGAACCATGCGTGGAACCGTAACCGATGTTTCCGGCAATTTTGGCTTGTCTGTACGCGAAAATGCAACTTTGGTCGTCAGCTATGTGGGTTACGTCACCAAAGAAATTATTTTGCAAGGTGACCGTAACCTCTCCATCACCCTAAGCCAGAATACCGACCTTATCGGCGGGGTAGAAGTGGTGGGTAGCCGTAGCATGAACCGTTCAGCTACAGAGACATCGGTTCCTGTGGACATTATCTCCATTTCCGAGGTCACAAGCAGCAGCGGGCAATTAGAAATGAGCCAATTGTTGCAATATGTTGCCCCATCCTTTAACGCCAACCGTCAATCGGGTTCAGATGGTTCCGACCATATTGATCCGGCATCTTTGCGCGGCTTAGGCCCAGATCAAACCCTCGTGCTTATTAATGGTAAGCGCCGCCACCAATCGAGCCTCATCAATTTCTACGGTTCTCGTGGTCGCGGAAATACAGGAACAGACTTGAATGCCATTCCTGCCTCTGCGATTGAGCGTATCGAAATCTTGCGTGACGGAGCCGCTGCACAATATGGTTCAGACGCCATCGCAGGGGTCATCAACATTGTTCTTAAAGAAAAAACGGACGCTTTGGAGGTGAATGTAAATACCGGCATGTACAGTGCTGGGGATGGCCAACAGGCGCAATTGGCTTTGAACTGGGGAAAAAGCCTTCTAAAAGGCGGTTTTGTACACATCACTGCCGAAGGAATGACCCGCGACTATACGAACCGCCCGAACGATGAGACCTTGTTTCCGGGTAGTAGTGCCCGTGAATTTGTGGGCGATGCAAAGTCACTTAGTGGCGCATTTTTGGTTAATATGGCCGTTCCTATAAACAAGATGAAGTTCTACCTGAATGGGGGTTATAGCCATCGTTTCTCGAACAACCATCAATGGACGCGCTCAGCAGATAACCTCAGGCGGAATGTCAAAGAAATTTATGCAAACGGTTTTACCCCACAGTTAGAAGGAACCATTAGCGATCCCTCTATTTCTTTTGGATTAAAAGGCAAACTGAGCGAGTGGAATTGGGACTTGAGCAACTCTTATGGCGAAAACAAGTTTGATTACCACTCTACGAATACCCTCAACGCCTCTTGGCAACCCCGCACGTCTTCCCCTACCGAGTTTTACGATGGCGGATTTAAACTTAGCCAAAACACGACCAATCTTGACGTAACGCGCTATTTCCAAAAAGGGGTAGGTAAAGGCTTTAACATCGCTTTTGGGGCGGAATTTCGGCAAGAGCGGTATCAGATTTTTGCTGGCGAGGAAGCTTCCTACAAAAACTACGGCGCTATGGTCATGACGGATGAGGGCCTTGCCTTGGCAGCGGGTGGCGCACAAGGCTTCCCCGGATTCCAACCTTCGGACGCAATCAATGAAAGCCGCAACAACTTTGGGGCATATGCAGATGTGGAATTAGACCTTAGCAAACAATTCTCCCTAACGGCTGCCGGACGTTTTGAGAACTACTCCGACTTTGGCAGTACCATCAATGGTAAAACTTCGCTACGATATGCCGTTAGTCCCGCATTTGCCCTTCGTGGCTCCTTCAGCACAGGGTTCCGCGCACCGTCTTTGGCGCAAATTTATTTTAATTCCACGATTACCAATTTCATTGCTGGTAAGCCTGTGGACAACCTGATTGCACGTAACAACGGAAGTGTTGCAAAAGCACTTGGGATTCCAGCCTTAAAGCAAGAAACTTCGCAAAACATCTCGGTGGGGATGACAATAACACCTGCTAATGGCTTCTCGCTAACGGTAGATGCCTATCAAGTGGACTTAAAAGACCGCATAATTCTCACCGGAGTATTTAGCGACGAAGACGACGCCATCGGTAGTATTTTGAAAAGCTTAAATGTGGGTGGTGCCCAATTCTTTACCAATGCGTTGGATGCTACCACTAAAGGCTTAGACGTAGTTCTAAACCATAGCGCTTTTGTGGGAGAAGGCCGCTTAAGAACAAGTCTTGCAGCGAATTTCAACGACTTGGAAATCGGAGACATCAAAACCACCGATAAATTAAAGGGCAAAGAAGATACCTACTTCGACATCAGGGAACGCTACTTCCTCTTGGCCTCGGCGCCACCAAGTAAATTTAACCTTGGCTTTGATTATAAGCTGAACAAACTTTCCGCAAACCTACGTTTTACCCGCTTCGACAAAGTAACCTTGGCCAACTGGAATTATGACGAGGCCGATTTGGACGTGTACGATGCAAAAGTCACGACCGATCTGGCCATTGGTTACGATCTCGCCAAAAACATCCAACTGAATCTTGGGGGCTCAAACATCTTCAATGTCCAACCCACCAAACAAGATCCCGGCCTAACAGAAAGTGGTGGAATGTGGGATGCTGTGCAGATGGGGATTAATGGCGCTTTCTTCTTCGCCAAGCTCGGATTCCGGTTCTGATAGACCTACAATCCCTAAATTTCAACCCCGTTGTGTATTTCAGCGGGGTTTTTTATAAGAAACGGCCAATATCCTAAACAAACCACAAAAAATTCGGCGGCAATGCGTTTTATTCCGGTTCCCCAAACACTATTTTAAAGAATTGTATTTACCTACATCTGTTCCACCAATAGAGATACATGACAAGTTACGGCTCATTTGAGGCAGTTATTGGCTTAGAAGTTCATGCCCAGCTTAAAACACTGTCCAAAGCCTTTTCCCCCGATTCTGCCGCGTTTGGGGGCGCACCCAATTCCCATGTGGATCCCATTAGTTTGGCACATCCGGGAACTTTACCCGTGTTAAATAAGCGCCATATTGAGTATGCGATTTTGATGGGATTGGCCACGAACTGCTCCATAGAACGTCACTCTATTATTGCCCGTAAGCATTATTTTTACCCTGACCTACCAAAAGGGTATCAGATTTCGCAATACGAAGCCCCTATTTGCGAAAATGGCTGGTTGGATGTAGCCTTTGAAGGTGAAAAGGGATCGGAAATTACCCGCATCGGACTAACCCGTATCCATATTGAAGAGGATGCCGGAAAATCTGTTCATGACCACGATCCGTATTCAACACTTATAGATGTAAACCGCTGTGGCGTCCCTTTGTTGGAAATTGTTTCGGAGCCGGACATCCGCTCTGCTAAAGAAGCCACTGCATACCTACAACTCATTTGGCAAATGGTTCGATGGTTAGACATCTGCGATGGAAATATGGAAGAAGGTTCCCTTCGCTGTGACGCCAATATTTCCATCCGACCCAAAGGTGAAACCAAATTAGGAACGAAAGCCGAGATCAAAAACATGAACTCGTTCCGGAATGTGGAGCGGGCGATTGACGCCGAGATTACACGCCAAATAAAGCTTGTCACTGCCGGAGGAGAAGTGGTACAAGAAACACGTTTGTGGGATGCCAACCTCTTAGAGACCCGCCCAATGCGTTCTAAAGAAAGGGCACATGATTACCGCTACTTCCCAGACCCTGACTTGCCTCCAGTGGTGGTCTCGGATGAAATGTTACAACAAATTGCGCAAAAACTGCCCGAATTGCCCGAAAACCGCCGGAAACGCTTCATCAAAGACTTGGGGCTTCCCACCTATGACGCACAATTGCTTACCGGAGATCGTGCTCTTGCCGATTATTTGGAAGAGACCTTGGCTTTGGTCGAGACTGAAAACCAAACTTCTATCCAAGAAAAGGCAAAGGCAGTGTCTAATATCATGATGACCCATGTACTCAGGGTTCTAAACGAGAACAACCGTTCAATTACTGCATTTGCCATTACCCCGAAACGACTTGCAGCACTTGTTTCCTTGAGAATGGCCAACAAAATTAGCTCGACTGGTGCACAAGACCTCTTCGCATTACTTTTAAAAGAAGATGGGACGGCAGCGGAATTGGCAAAGGCGCACAACCTGCTTCAAATATCGGATGCTGACGCATTATTGCCCACCATACAGTCCGTTTTGTCGGATTTCCCAAAAGAAGTTGCAAAGTACCGAGACGGAAACCCACAACTGGTCGGCTTCTTTATGGGCCAAGTCATGAAGCGATTTAAAGGCTCACCAGATCCAAAGTTGCTTCGTCAGATGATTGCGGAACAAATCTCCGCACGTTCCTCCACTTAACACCTTCGCAAGAATGGTTTTCGCAGACCTCAACAAACGCAGACTCTTATGGGTACTCTTGGCCACGATGGTGATGGCCGGCGCAGCCATTGGTGGTACTTGGTGGTGGCGAAAAAAACAAGCCGAGGAGCGAAAAGCGAGATTAGCACTGGAAGCAAAGAAAAAACAAGTAAAGAAAGAAGTACTCCCACCTATCCGCCCCATAAAAGGCGACTCCATAGAAGCCATGATCCGGTCTAATCGCAGAATCTCCGACTTTTTCCGCGAAGATTTCCGGCTACAAAACTTTCGCCTCGATACCACCGTCACGTATGCTTATAACTTTGTTGATCTTAATGGGGATGAAAAAGATGAAGCCATTGTTTTTCTTGAGGGCAATGGCATGTGTTACACCCAAGGTTGCGCACTGGTCATCTTGGTACGCAAAGAAGGTAAATATGAACTCAAGTCCGCCATTATTCCCGCAGAACCACCCATTTTTATCAGCAACCGAAAAACCAATGGATGGCGAGACTTGGTCGTGAATCTGCTTTCCAAAGACTATAGTCCAGCCAGCCAGCGGGTCGTTCGATACCTATCCAATGAAGATGGTTATGGTTACCCCGTAGATCCGAATTCGCTACCTAAGCCATGGCCGGAAGTCATGGATGAGGGACTGACCATCTTGGCCGAGCAAGGCGAGGACTTGTATAAATTCCGCTTCTTGCCCGATAGACGACAGAAAAAAAACAAACGATTAAAATAAAAACCAACGCCCTGAACCGATGCCCACGGGCGTCTTTGTTGACATGAAACAAATTCTTATTGCCCTTTTATTGCTTGTCGCCTCCCTAAAAGGCACTGAAGCGCAAGATATATCCGGAAAACTAACCGGAAAAATCACCGTCTCCAAAGAATTGGATCCAGCCCAAGACTTTTCTGGATTTGAAGTTTTGGTAGGCTTTAAAACATCCGAAACCGCTGCCGTGGATACCATCGGTTATGCCGTTACCGATAAAACCGGCGCATTTTCGATGAACCTTCTTGCAAAAGAGCGCGGGATTTATCCACTTATGATCTCCCGCCGTGGTGCAATGGCTGCATCAGGCGAAATAATTGTGGCGGATGGCGATGAGTCCACCTTACAAGCAACCCTCCCTACACGATCCCTTCGGGTGATCTCTGCTGAAAATGCCGCTTGGCTTGCCCTGAAAAATGCCCGTGCACAGCATAAGCAATCCCTTATTGATGCATTATCGAACGATGGTAACAACACCAATTCTTTAAAAAATGTGGTTTTGCTCACCTCAAACCTCATGTGGGACTTAGACAAAACCTTCGGCGAAAAGTCTGTAGGTGCACAGTTGGGCAAAATGGAAGCCATTACCATGTTGGTTGGTTGGGACGACTCCTTGGCCGTTGCCCGCGCCCAAACCATCTCGCCAGACGTACCCGGCTATGTGGAAATGGTGCGTACCCTTCGCCGCGCACTTGTACGCACACAAGGACAAGAAAAAGGGCTTGCCGCTTTCCGGACGTACTTGAACAAACTGACTGATACCGACAAAAAAGCACCCTTATTTGCCGAGTTGGTCATTGCCCGGATTGATAGCCTGCAAAGCAAAGAAGCACTCGCCGCCATTGCCGAGATGGAACGCACCTATCCCGATGGACGATGGAAAACATTCCTCCAAAATGCTACCTATGAGGTAAACAATCTTCTCCCCGGCTTACCCGCTCCGAACTTCTCCTTAACAACCAAAAACGGGCAAACCTTTTCCCTCGCTGGGCTAAAAGGAAAGTACATTGTGCTGGAATTTTACAGCCCAAGAGACACCGTTTACCCCAAACAACTTCCCGAAATCATGGGCTTATACCAAACCTTCTCGACGAAGAACGTGACGTGGCTTTCCATTGCCTTAGACCCCGAAAAAAGTGTTGTCGAGACGTTTGCGCAAAATCGTGAACTACCTCCACTTCAGATACTCGAATTGGAAGGAACCAAAGCGCCCATTGCAAAAGCATATAATGTGAATTATGTCCCCCTTCGGGTTTTCATTGGCCCTGACGGGAAGATCATCGGTAAATATGTGGCCAATGCCTTGGGACTATTTGCGGACGCACTCTATAAACATGTTAAATAAAAGATCCCGAATTATCACATAGACATGAAGAACAGAACTTTTCTTATTGCCGGAAACTGGAAAATGAACACCCTTCCATCAGAGGGTGTTGAACTTGCAAAAGCCATTGCAACAAGCCAAACTTCAGCATTTACGACCGTTGAAGTGTTGGTTTGTCCGCCTTCTACCCACCTTTCATCCGTTTTGGAGGCAGTGGGGACTTCTGGCATAAAAGTTGGGGCGCAAAACATGCACCAACATACAAGTGGCGCTTATACAGGCGAAATTTCTGCGGCCATGATTCAAGCCATTGGCTGCACCCATGTGATACTGGGGCACTCCGAACGGCGGCAATATTTTGGAGAGACCGATGCCCTTATCAACCATAAAATAAAACAGGCACTTGCTCACAACCTCACCCCAATCGTCTGTATTGGCGAAACCTTTGACGAGCGCGAGGCAGGTCAAGAATTGGAGGTTGTCACTCGCCAAGTAGAAGGCGCACTCGCAGAACTTTCGACGCAAGAAGCCGAGAAACTGGTTTGGGCTTATGAACCTGTATGGGCCATTGGTACGGGGAAAACGGCCACACCCGCTCAAGCACAAACCATGCACGCGGCCATACGGAACCTGCTCGCAAGCTTGGTCAATAAGCAAATGGCCACCCAAGCCCGTCTGCTGTATGGCGGGAGTTTGAATGCGGTCAATGCCCCAGAATTGCTTGCGCAAGTGGATATTGATGGCGGACTGATTGGTGGAGCTAGTCTTAAATCGGCTGATTTTGGTACAATCATCCAAACCGCTTATGGCCTTTCGGCCTAAGTCTTGTTCCGGCGGGTGAATGGAACCAAAACCCTTTGAAACAATTACATGAATCCATTCACCTTTGTACTTCCGGATTATGATTAATAAAACGTCGTTACTGGCTTTTTTTGTACTGCTTTGGGCAATTAGCGGATGCTCCGGAACCAAAAAACCAGTTGACTCGCCCAATGCAGGACGAACCCTTGCCTATGAAGAAGGCGTCCCCAATTTTGATATGGAGGCTATCCCCACTTGGCGTGAAGACCAAGCAGGCGTAGATTTGTATGTTGGGCTTCCCTATCGTTCGCTCATCTTTTTACGTACTGAAAACACCTTCCATAGCAAATATGAGGCAGTTTTCCGTATTCTGGATGAAAAAGGAAAAAGCACCCTCCGCGAAGAGTCGTTTAATGACACCATTTCCATAGATGATTACGACAAAACACAGTCTATCGAAACCATCAACATCCAAAAACGGTTCTTGGTACCTCCCGGAACCTATACCATTGAGGTGGTACTCACCGATGCTAATTCTCGAAAGGAAGCTACCCGCAGACAACGTTTAACCATTGCCGACCTTGCTACAGGCAATGTTAGCATCAGCAGGATTCTGGTGGAAGGTAGGAGCGTTACATCGGGCTTTAAGCCTTTGGTGGCGTATCATACAGGATCGGACATGGACTCGCTTCGGGCGGTTGTTGAGCTTTACAATGCAGATTCCGCACCCGAAGTACAAGCCCTTATGGTGTTAATTTCGCTGCCCACAGACCGTAATCCCGCACAGCCACCCTATTGGTTTACCCCGACGTTAGGCTCACTTACGCAACAGGGCGTTTTTTACAACCGAGGCGATACACTACAAGTCACGAGAAGAAACATCCAAAATGTGTCTTCGGAGGCCATCATTGAGTTTAACTTACCCAAACTCAAGCCGGGAACGTATCGTATTTTTATTTCAATAACGGCTCCACAAAAAGGTAGTGTCGGACAAACGACGCTCTTGTTAAAAGAAAAGCGTGACCTTTCAATCAAATCTCCGGGATTTCCCCGTATCGAAACCTTGCAACACATGATTGAGCCACTCGCCTATATTGCCTATAAACGCGAAATGCAAAATATCTTGAAAGCAACTTCCGTGGAAGACTTAAAGACGAAATTCGATGCCTTTTGGGGTGAAAAAATGCCAAGCCGTCAATCAGGACTGAATACCATAAAGGAGTTTTACAGCCGAGTTGAACAGGCCAATCTCTATTTTTCTACGCATAAAGAAGGTTGGAAAACCGATCCGGGGATGGTTTATATCGTCATGGGCGCACCCCAATCGGTGGACGAGCAATTTGATGCCGAGGTTTGGCGCTATTCCTATTCCAACCGCGACCCACTTTCTACTTTTGTGTTTCAAAAAGTACGGCCAAC belongs to Rhodothermia bacterium and includes:
- a CDS encoding TlpA family protein disulfide reductase — its product is MKQILIALLLLVASLKGTEAQDISGKLTGKITVSKELDPAQDFSGFEVLVGFKTSETAAVDTIGYAVTDKTGAFSMNLLAKERGIYPLMISRRGAMAASGEIIVADGDESTLQATLPTRSLRVISAENAAWLALKNARAQHKQSLIDALSNDGNNTNSLKNVVLLTSNLMWDLDKTFGEKSVGAQLGKMEAITMLVGWDDSLAVARAQTISPDVPGYVEMVRTLRRALVRTQGQEKGLAAFRTYLNKLTDTDKKAPLFAELVIARIDSLQSKEALAAIAEMERTYPDGRWKTFLQNATYEVNNLLPGLPAPNFSLTTKNGQTFSLAGLKGKYIVLEFYSPRDTVYPKQLPEIMGLYQTFSTKNVTWLSIALDPEKSVVETFAQNRELPPLQILELEGTKAPIAKAYNVNYVPLRVFIGPDGKIIGKYVANALGLFADALYKHVK
- the gatB gene encoding Asp-tRNA(Asn)/Glu-tRNA(Gln) amidotransferase subunit GatB, whose product is MTSYGSFEAVIGLEVHAQLKTLSKAFSPDSAAFGGAPNSHVDPISLAHPGTLPVLNKRHIEYAILMGLATNCSIERHSIIARKHYFYPDLPKGYQISQYEAPICENGWLDVAFEGEKGSEITRIGLTRIHIEEDAGKSVHDHDPYSTLIDVNRCGVPLLEIVSEPDIRSAKEATAYLQLIWQMVRWLDICDGNMEEGSLRCDANISIRPKGETKLGTKAEIKNMNSFRNVERAIDAEITRQIKLVTAGGEVVQETRLWDANLLETRPMRSKERAHDYRYFPDPDLPPVVVSDEMLQQIAQKLPELPENRRKRFIKDLGLPTYDAQLLTGDRALADYLEETLALVETENQTSIQEKAKAVSNIMMTHVLRVLNENNRSITAFAITPKRLAALVSLRMANKISSTGAQDLFALLLKEDGTAAELAKAHNLLQISDADALLPTIQSVLSDFPKEVAKYRDGNPQLVGFFMGQVMKRFKGSPDPKLLRQMIAEQISARSST
- a CDS encoding ferritin; its protein translation is MKNNVQFAINDQIQAEFESAYLYLAMAGYMESLNLGGFGHWLRLQWQEETMHATKLFDFLLKRGGKIELKAIAAPPAVFGTPLQVFEAVLQHEQHITQRIHKLYSLAVTEKDFALQTLMHWYIDEQVEEEDNASQIIEKLKLIGGSGPSLYLLDAELKNRQPEQQAA
- a CDS encoding TonB-dependent receptor, with protein sequence MKKLFIILAVLSSTLTSWAQVVRVTGKVTDDTGTALIGVTVQEKGTMRGTVTDVSGNFGLSVRENATLVVSYVGYVTKEIILQGDRNLSITLSQNTDLIGGVEVVGSRSMNRSATETSVPVDIISISEVTSSSGQLEMSQLLQYVAPSFNANRQSGSDGSDHIDPASLRGLGPDQTLVLINGKRRHQSSLINFYGSRGRGNTGTDLNAIPASAIERIEILRDGAAAQYGSDAIAGVINIVLKEKTDALEVNVNTGMYSAGDGQQAQLALNWGKSLLKGGFVHITAEGMTRDYTNRPNDETLFPGSSAREFVGDAKSLSGAFLVNMAVPINKMKFYLNGGYSHRFSNNHQWTRSADNLRRNVKEIYANGFTPQLEGTISDPSISFGLKGKLSEWNWDLSNSYGENKFDYHSTNTLNASWQPRTSSPTEFYDGGFKLSQNTTNLDVTRYFQKGVGKGFNIAFGAEFRQERYQIFAGEEASYKNYGAMVMTDEGLALAAGGAQGFPGFQPSDAINESRNNFGAYADVELDLSKQFSLTAAGRFENYSDFGSTINGKTSLRYAVSPAFALRGSFSTGFRAPSLAQIYFNSTITNFIAGKPVDNLIARNNGSVAKALGIPALKQETSQNISVGMTITPANGFSLTVDAYQVDLKDRIILTGVFSDEDDAIGSILKSLNVGGAQFFTNALDATTKGLDVVLNHSAFVGEGRLRTSLAANFNDLEIGDIKTTDKLKGKEDTYFDIRERYFLLASAPPSKFNLGFDYKLNKLSANLRFTRFDKVTLANWNYDEADLDVYDAKVTTDLAIGYDLAKNIQLNLGGSNIFNVQPTKQDPGLTESGGMWDAVQMGINGAFFFAKLGFRF
- a CDS encoding triose-phosphate isomerase, which encodes MKNRTFLIAGNWKMNTLPSEGVELAKAIATSQTSAFTTVEVLVCPPSTHLSSVLEAVGTSGIKVGAQNMHQHTSGAYTGEISAAMIQAIGCTHVILGHSERRQYFGETDALINHKIKQALAHNLTPIVCIGETFDEREAGQELEVVTRQVEGALAELSTQEAEKLVWAYEPVWAIGTGKTATPAQAQTMHAAIRNLLASLVNKQMATQARLLYGGSLNAVNAPELLAQVDIDGGLIGGASLKSADFGTIIQTAYGLSA
- a CDS encoding GWxTD domain-containing protein, which translates into the protein MINKTSLLAFFVLLWAISGCSGTKKPVDSPNAGRTLAYEEGVPNFDMEAIPTWREDQAGVDLYVGLPYRSLIFLRTENTFHSKYEAVFRILDEKGKSTLREESFNDTISIDDYDKTQSIETINIQKRFLVPPGTYTIEVVLTDANSRKEATRRQRLTIADLATGNVSISRILVEGRSVTSGFKPLVAYHTGSDMDSLRAVVELYNADSAPEVQALMVLISLPTDRNPAQPPYWFTPTLGSLTQQGVFYNRGDTLQVTRRNIQNVSSEAIIEFNLPKLKPGTYRIFISITAPQKGSVGQTTLLLKEKRDLSIKSPGFPRIETLQHMIEPLAYIAYKREMQNILKATSVEDLKTKFDAFWGEKMPSRQSGLNTIKEFYSRVEQANLYFSTHKEGWKTDPGMVYIVMGAPQSVDEQFDAEVWRYSYSNRDPLSTFVFQKVRPTEGDFINYILVRNPYFEQEWLRQIERWRSGQVF